In the genome of Pseudomonas fluorescens, the window TGACGCAATAGCGGCGACCGCCCCAAGCCATGATCACCCAGGCTTCAATAGTCGGTGCTGATGGCTGCATCGGCAAATCGCGGCAAGCAGCAAAGGCTTCACGCCATTTTTGCGAAAGTTCCTCGTACACCCTTCGATGATGCTTGGGTTCGGCGATCTGATGCTCGATGAGCGACACGGCATGGTTGAACAGGGGTTGTCGGGCATCGTCAGGGTCGCAGGTCAGGCACACAAGACGCTTGATGCGAGTTTGCCAGTCCAGGTCGGTTGGCTGGATGACGTCTTGATCCATTTGCGCCAGCAATACATCCAGGCGATGCCGGATGTAACCCGACAGCAGGGCTTCCTTGCTCGGGAAATAGTCATACAGCGTGCCAATCGCCACGCCGGCTTCCAATGCCACTTCCCGGGTGGTCAGCCCTGACCAGCCATCACGCTGCCAAATCCGAACAAAAGCCTCGTAAATCGCCTCGACGGTGAAAATCGCCCGGGCCTGACTCGGCCGTTTCAGCGGCTTGGCGCGGGAATTGAGGGTGGGCGAATGGCCCTTGGTGTTTCCGAACCCACTCTTCATCGGCTGTGATTACTCTTGAGTGACCCGCCACTGTGTCGCAGCAGGAGACCGAACATGCAGGATTTCACCACGGTAACACGCCTGATTACTCGTAAAAATGCCCTGGACCAGAGCCGGATCGAGCAGGAACAACGTAGCCTGATCCCGGCAGCCGGCGAGGTGATCTTGAAGATTGATCGTTGCGCACTGACCACCAACAACATTACGTACGCGGCTTATGGCGATTCAATGAACTACTGGGGTTTCTTTCCTACAGGCCTGGCGGATTGGGGTCACGTTCC includes:
- a CDS encoding TetR/AcrR family transcriptional regulator → MKSGFGNTKGHSPTLNSRAKPLKRPSQARAIFTVEAIYEAFVRIWQRDGWSGLTTREVALEAGVAIGTLYDYFPSKEALLSGYIRHRLDVLLAQMDQDVIQPTDLDWQTRIKRLVCLTCDPDDARQPLFNHAVSLIEHQIAEPKHHRRVYEELSQKWREAFAACRDLPMQPSAPTIEAWVIMAWGGRRYCVTAQPAAEQTAAWLLEMETMICSRLSSAS